A DNA window from Chlamydia felis Fe/C-56 contains the following coding sequences:
- the ubiE gene encoding bifunctional demethylmenaquinone methyltransferase/2-methoxy-6-polyprenyl-1,4-benzoquinol methylase UbiE, with the protein MPPSINEPNLQEMFDSLAPKYDRINSILSLGMHHLWNRTFARMLGKSEHLLDLCSGTGKVAYRYIRDYPGSKATLVDFSEKMLLAAQQRYPDAPFTFIEGDIVQLPIDEESQTLASMSYGLRNLSNPKQALEEIHRILQHNGCLGILELTSPSRKHPLYLAHRLYLNFLVPWLGRLCSKNKQAYTYLAESIKKLPSDDYLEQLFQNAKFQVSKKRKLAFGSATIWILKKI; encoded by the coding sequence ACGAGCCTAATCTTCAGGAGATGTTTGATTCCTTAGCTCCTAAATACGATAGGATAAACTCTATCCTATCTCTAGGCATGCATCATTTATGGAATCGTACGTTTGCAAGAATGTTAGGAAAGTCCGAGCATCTTCTAGATCTTTGTTCAGGAACAGGGAAAGTTGCCTATAGGTATATCCGTGATTATCCTGGATCAAAGGCTACTCTGGTAGACTTCTCTGAAAAAATGCTGCTTGCGGCTCAACAGCGCTATCCTGATGCACCTTTTACTTTTATAGAGGGGGATATTGTTCAGCTGCCCATAGATGAAGAATCGCAAACTCTAGCTTCAATGTCCTATGGATTAAGAAATCTCTCCAATCCTAAGCAAGCTCTTGAGGAAATCCATCGTATTTTACAACACAACGGATGCTTAGGCATCTTAGAACTCACCTCACCCTCTCGCAAGCATCCCCTCTATCTCGCCCATCGACTATATCTAAACTTCTTAGTGCCTTGGCTGGGGAGACTATGTTCTAAAAATAAGCAAGCCTATACATATCTAGCCGAGAGCATTAAGAAACTCCCGAGCGATGACTATCTAGAACAACTATTCCAAAACGCGAAGTTCCAAGTAAGCAAAAAAAGGAAATTAGCCTTTGGATCAGCTACAATCTGGATACTGAAGAAAATCTAA